In Sphingomonas sp. SUN019, the genomic window CAAGACCGTCCGCTTCTATCTTGCGGGCAAGAAGGGCCGCGTGCTGCGGCGCTTCTACCCGAACGGGATCGCCGCCGATTACGAACTTGGGCAGCACAAGGTGCTGGGCTTCGATCAGGCGCGCGGGCTTGCCGACGATCTGATCGCGCGGTTCGAGGCGGGCGAGTTCGATGTCGCGCATCTGTTCTTCGCGAAATTCCAGTCGGCGCTGGTGCAGATCCCGACCGGCATCCAGATCATCCCGGTCTCGGTACCGGAGACGGCTGAAACCGCCAACAACGGCGGCGCCGCGGTGACGTACGAACCCGACGAGGAATCGATCCTCGCCGACCTGCTGCCGCGCAACGTCGCGATCCAGATTTTCCGCGCGATGCTGGAAAATGCCGCCTCCGAACAGGGCAGCCGCATGAACGCGATGGACAATGCGACGCGCAACGCCGGCGACATGATCAACCGCCTCTCGATCCAGTACAACCGCACTCGCCAGGCCGCGATCACGACCGAGCTGGTGGAAATCATCTCGGGCGCCGAAGCGCTCTAAGAATTCGAAGCAAGGAAGCGAACATGGCAACCGCCGCTGAAGACATCCGCCCGACGACGAGCTCGGGCAGCAACAACGTGGGCCGCATCAGCCAGGTCATCGGCGCGGTCGTCGACGTGACGTTCGAACAGGATCGCCTGCCCGCGATCCTTTCGGCGCTCGAGACCGACAACAACGGCAACCGGCTGGTGCTGGAGGTCGCGCAGCACCTGGGCGAGAATACCGTGCGCACGATCGCGATGGATGCGACCGAAGGCCTCACCCGCGGCCAGCGCGTCACCGACACCGGCGCGCAGATCACCGTGCCGGTCGGCCCGGCGACGCTGGGCCGCATCCTGAACGTCATCGGCGAGCCGATCGACGAGCGCGGCCCGGTCAATTCAGAATTCCATTCGCCGATCCACGCCAGCGCGCCGCTGTTCGTCGACCAGTCGACCGAAAGCTCGATCCTGGTCACCGGCATCAAGGTCATTGACCTGCTCGCACCTTATGCGAAGGGCGGCAAGATCGGCCTGTTCGGCGGCGCAGGCGTCGGCAAGACGGTGCTGATTCAGGAACTGATCAACAACATCGCCAAGGGCCACGGCGGCACGTCGGTGTTCGCAGGCGTCGGCGAACGCACCCGCGAGGGCAACGATCTCTACCACGAATTCCTCGACGCGGGCGTCATCGCCAAGGATGCCGACGGCAATCCACAGTCGGAGGGTTCGAAGGTCGCGCTGGTGTTCGGCCAGATGAACGAGCCGCCGGGCGCGCGCGCGCGCGTCGCGCTGTCGGGCCTTACGATCGCGGAGTATTTCCGCGACGTCGAAGGGCAGGACGTGTTGTTCTTCGTCGACAACATCTTCCGCTTCACGCAGGCGGGCGCTGAGGTGTCGGCGTTGCTCGGCCGTATCCCGTCGGCGGTGGGCTATCAGCCAACGCTGTCGACCGACATGGGCGCGCTGCAGGAACGGATTACGTCCACGAACAAGGGCTCGATCACCTCGGTGCAGGCGGTGTACGTCCCCGCCGACGATCTCACCGATCCGGCCCCGGCCACGTCGTTCGCCCATCTTGACGCCACGACCGTGCTGAACCGCGCAATCTCCGAACTCGGCATCTACCCCGCGGTCGACCCGCTCGATTCCACCTCGCGCGTGCTCGAACCGCGCGTTGTCGGGCAGGAGCATTACGACACCGCGCGTGCGGTCCAGTCGCTGCTCCAGCGCTACAAGTCGCTGCAGGACATCATCGCCATCCTCGGCATGGACGAGCTGTCCGAAGAGGATAAGCTGACGGTCACGCGGGCGCGAAAGATCCAGAAGTTCCTCAGCCAGCCGTTCCACGTTGCGGAGGTCTTTACCAGCATCAGCGGCAAGTTCGTCGCGATCGAGGACACCGTGCGGTCGTTCAAGGCGGTCGTCGACGGCGAATATGATCACTTGCCCGAGAACGCCTTCTACATGGTCGGCGGCATCGACGAAGCCGTCGCCAAGGCCGAGAAGATGGCGCAGGACGCGTAAAAGATTCCCCTCCCGCTAGCGGGAGGGGTTAGGGGTGGGGCTGTCCGCAAGCGGCGGCCCCTCGACAGACCTCCCCAGCCCTTTCCGCAAGCGGGAGGGGAGTGAGAAAAAAGATGCTTCACTTCGAACTCGTCACCCCTGAAAAGCTCGTCCGGTCGGAGGAGGTGTACATGGTCACCGTCCCCGGTTCCGAAGGTGATTTCGGGGTGCTGGAGGGTCACGCGCCGCTAATGTCGACGATCCGCGACGGCGACCTGCTGGTGCAGCGTTCGGCGAACGCAGCGCCCGAGACGATCGCGATCCGCGGTGGTTTCGCCGAGGTCAACGCCAAGGGCCTGACCGTCCTGGCCGAGCACGCGGATTGAGTATGCGAGCACCTTGAATTCCGTTCGCCCTGAGCGAAGTCGAAGGGCATGGGCATGGGCTTCCACTTCGCTCAGCCCGAACGGAAGTTGGAGCGTGCGGCAGGTGGTCGACTACAGGAAGCTGTAGGGGTCGACGTCGACCGTCACCCGCACCTTCGCGGCCCACTCCACCCCGCCCAGCCAGTCGCGGATCACGTCCTGAACATCCAGCGCGCGTCGCGCGTGAACCAACAGCCTGTACCGATGGCGGCCGCGTAGCATGGCAAGCGGGGCGGGGGCGGGGCCGTATACTTCCATGCCGTCGACCGTCGGGGCGGATCGCCCGACCAGCCGTGCGGTTTCCAGCGCGGCGGGCTGATCCTCCGACGACACGACGATCGCGGCATAGCGGCCGAACGGCGGCGCGCCCGCCTCGCGCCGCGCATCGGTTTCCGCTTCGTAGAATGCCGTCGCGTCGCCGGTGATCAGCGCCTGCATGACCTGCGCCTTCGGGCTGTGCGTCTGGATGAAGACGTGTCCGGGTTTCTCGCCACGACCCGCGCGGCCCGATACCTGCCGAATTTGCTGAAAGGTCCGTTCGGCCGCGCGCAGGTCGCCGCCTTCCAGCCCGAGATCGGCGTCGACCACCCCGACGAGCGTCAGGTTGGGGAAGTGATAGCCCTTCGTCACCAGCTGCGTGCCGACGACGATGTCGATGTCGCCCGCCTCCATCCGCCCGACGAACTCCGCCGCCTTGGCAGGGGACCAGATCGTGTCCGAGGTGACGACCGCGGTCCGCGCGGCCGGGAACAGCGCCGCGACCTCGTCCGCGATCCGCTCCACGCCGGGGCCGCAGGCGACCAACGAATCTTCGGTGCTGCATTCCGGGCAGACGCGCGGGACGGGTTCGACATGACCACAATGGTGGCACGCGAGACGGCGCGTCAGGCGGTGTTCGACCATCCACGCGGTGCAATTGGGGCATTGGAAGCGATGCCCGCAGGTCCGGCAAAGCGTCAGCGGGGCGTAGCCGCGCCGGTTGAGGAACAGCAAGGACTGCTCGCCCCGCGCCAGCGTCTCCTCCATCGCTGTCACCAGACTCGGCGCGAGCCAGCGGCCGCGGTCGGGCTTCTCCTGCAACAGGTCGATCGCCTCGATCGTCGGCATCTCCGCCGCGCCGAACCGCGCGGGCAGCCTTAGTTCGGCATAGTTTCCGATCTCGACCTGCTGGCGCGTCTCGATCGCGGGAGTGGCGGAGGCGAGGATGACCGGGCAGGCCTCGAATTTTCCGCGCATCACCGCCACGTCGCGCGCGTGATAGTGGACGCCTTCTTCCTGCTTGAAGCTGGTTTCGTGCGCCTCGTCGACCACGATCAAACCGAGATTTGCATAGGGCAGGAATAGCGCCGAGCGTGCCCCTACCGTCACCAGCGCCTGCCCGCTGGCGATCGCCCGCCAGGCGCGGCGGCGCTGGGTCGAGCGTAACCCCGAATGCCACGCGACGGGTTCGCAGCCGAAGCGATCGTGAAAGCGTTTCAGGAATGGTTCGGTCAGCGCGATCTCCGGCAGCAGCACGAGCGTCTGGCGGCCCTGGCAAATCGCTTCGGCGACGGCCTCGAAATACACTTC contains:
- a CDS encoding F0F1 ATP synthase subunit gamma — translated: MASLKALKIRIGSVKSTQKITKAMKMVAAAKLRRAQEAAIAGRPYAERLEAVMASLASQVTVGESTPKLLAGTGKDQVHLIVVATSERGLAGAFNTNIVRAARKKAEELERDGKTVRFYLAGKKGRVLRRFYPNGIAADYELGQHKVLGFDQARGLADDLIARFEAGEFDVAHLFFAKFQSALVQIPTGIQIIPVSVPETAETANNGGAAVTYEPDEESILADLLPRNVAIQIFRAMLENAASEQGSRMNAMDNATRNAGDMINRLSIQYNRTRQAAITTELVEIISGAEAL
- the atpD gene encoding F0F1 ATP synthase subunit beta, producing MATAAEDIRPTTSSGSNNVGRISQVIGAVVDVTFEQDRLPAILSALETDNNGNRLVLEVAQHLGENTVRTIAMDATEGLTRGQRVTDTGAQITVPVGPATLGRILNVIGEPIDERGPVNSEFHSPIHASAPLFVDQSTESSILVTGIKVIDLLAPYAKGGKIGLFGGAGVGKTVLIQELINNIAKGHGGTSVFAGVGERTREGNDLYHEFLDAGVIAKDADGNPQSEGSKVALVFGQMNEPPGARARVALSGLTIAEYFRDVEGQDVLFFVDNIFRFTQAGAEVSALLGRIPSAVGYQPTLSTDMGALQERITSTNKGSITSVQAVYVPADDLTDPAPATSFAHLDATTVLNRAISELGIYPAVDPLDSTSRVLEPRVVGQEHYDTARAVQSLLQRYKSLQDIIAILGMDELSEEDKLTVTRARKIQKFLSQPFHVAEVFTSISGKFVAIEDTVRSFKAVVDGEYDHLPENAFYMVGGIDEAVAKAEKMAQDA
- a CDS encoding ATP synthase F1 subunit epsilon codes for the protein MLHFELVTPEKLVRSEEVYMVTVPGSEGDFGVLEGHAPLMSTIRDGDLLVQRSANAAPETIAIRGGFAEVNAKGLTVLAEHAD
- a CDS encoding primosomal protein N', with product MSRARVLVLNSALGPLDYRVPHGMTVEPGSVVVAPLGPRQLLGVVWEADRMPSDAEVGDNRLRNLLGVMDVPPLAAPLRRLVEWTADYYLAPPAAVVRMALASTSALEGARLVVEYRATGVTPDRLTPQRAQALERIGDRQGLIRELATIADVSDAVIRGLVKIGAIEGVEVDIDSPFPRPDPTHAPPKLSDDQRAAAEVLAANVAAHAFAPTLLDGVTGSGKTEVYFEAVAEAICQGRQTLVLLPEIALTEPFLKRFHDRFGCEPVAWHSGLRSTQRRRAWRAIASGQALVTVGARSALFLPYANLGLIVVDEAHETSFKQEEGVHYHARDVAVMRGKFEACPVILASATPAIETRQQVEIGNYAELRLPARFGAAEMPTIEAIDLLQEKPDRGRWLAPSLVTAMEETLARGEQSLLFLNRRGYAPLTLCRTCGHRFQCPNCTAWMVEHRLTRRLACHHCGHVEPVPRVCPECSTEDSLVACGPGVERIADEVAALFPAARTAVVTSDTIWSPAKAAEFVGRMEAGDIDIVVGTQLVTKGYHFPNLTLVGVVDADLGLEGGDLRAAERTFQQIRQVSGRAGRGEKPGHVFIQTHSPKAQVMQALITGDATAFYEAETDARREAGAPPFGRYAAIVVSSEDQPAALETARLVGRSAPTVDGMEVYGPAPAPLAMLRGRHRYRLLVHARRALDVQDVIRDWLGGVEWAAKVRVTVDVDPYSFL